The Aliiroseovarius pelagivivens genome contains a region encoding:
- a CDS encoding [protein-PII] uridylyltransferase: MPDSKVDRPEPDQLVGQLVCPAEEILDEQALWQRLELAFEDAKDAAAIRKLTVTELRGAMKSGRAKIADALSQAPLDAHPAIAAYSHLTDCVVRCVHRVATERLHPLPVPTTSERIAVIAVGGYGRGEMAPQSDVDLLFLTPYKITAWAESVIESMLYMLWDLRLKVGHASRTIDDCLRLGREDYTIRTALLEQRPVCGDAELAHELDDRLWADLFDGTLAEFIEAKLAERDTRHIKQGQRYVVEPNVKEGKGGLRDLQTLFWVAKYQHRVAHPSELVSKGVFTEDEFETFRDAESFLWAVRCQLHLLTNRPSDQLSFDLQVEVADRLGFKDTEGRRAVEHFMQVFFRHATQVGDLTRIVLTALEAQHLKQVPRLMRLLKRRRKLKHGFVEQQGRLDVPDETAFLSDKLNLLRIFEEGLRTGMLIHPHAMRLVSHNLHLIDDEVRENKEAIRIFLDLLLKHGNPERALRRMNELGVLSAFIPEFEPIVAMMQFNMYHSYTVDEHTIQVISNFAQIERHELEVELPISSEIISKGINRKTLMVAMLLHDIGKGRPQDHSVLGAKIARKVAPRLGLTAKECETVEWLVRYHLLMSDMAQKRDISDPRTVQDFAKAVRSVRRLDLLTVLTVCDIRGVGPDTWNNWKATLIRTLYNQTRRVLEDGTEALNRESRGADSKRALRKELADWTPKNLKTETARHYDAYWQGLHVSAHAVFARLLRDIQDNEVRIELEPDQDRDVTRVYFVLADHPGIFSRLAGALTSVGANIVDARTYTSKDGYATACFWVQDADGSPFDVAKQKRLTQMTHKILKGEVVARDAIAGRDKIKKRERAFKVPTTITFDNEGSEIYTIIEVDTRDRPGLLYDLTRTLADANVYIASAVIATYGEQVVDSFYVKDMFGLKFYAEHKQDLLANKLRTAIEKGVERATT; this comes from the coding sequence GTGCCGGATTCTAAGGTCGACCGGCCTGAGCCGGATCAATTGGTGGGGCAGCTTGTTTGCCCTGCCGAAGAAATTCTCGATGAACAGGCCCTTTGGCAGCGGCTTGAGCTGGCGTTTGAAGATGCCAAGGATGCCGCAGCCATCCGCAAGCTGACCGTCACTGAGCTGCGCGGCGCCATGAAATCGGGCCGTGCAAAAATCGCCGACGCTCTGTCGCAAGCCCCGCTTGACGCCCACCCCGCCATTGCCGCCTATAGCCATCTGACCGATTGCGTGGTGCGCTGCGTGCATCGGGTCGCGACCGAACGCCTGCACCCCCTGCCCGTCCCCACCACCTCCGAGAGGATCGCCGTGATCGCGGTGGGCGGCTATGGACGCGGAGAAATGGCCCCGCAATCCGATGTGGATTTGCTGTTTCTGACGCCCTACAAAATCACCGCTTGGGCGGAAAGCGTCATTGAAAGCATGCTTTATATGCTGTGGGATCTGCGGCTGAAGGTGGGCCATGCCTCGCGCACGATCGACGACTGTCTGCGATTGGGGCGCGAGGATTACACCATCCGCACCGCCCTGCTGGAGCAACGCCCCGTTTGCGGTGACGCCGAACTGGCCCACGAACTGGATGATCGCCTGTGGGCAGATCTGTTCGACGGCACTTTGGCAGAGTTCATCGAAGCCAAGCTGGCCGAGCGTGACACGCGCCATATCAAACAGGGGCAGCGCTATGTGGTCGAGCCCAATGTGAAAGAGGGTAAGGGCGGTCTGCGTGACCTTCAGACGCTCTTTTGGGTCGCAAAGTACCAGCACCGTGTGGCGCATCCCTCGGAACTTGTGTCCAAAGGTGTCTTCACCGAGGACGAGTTCGAAACCTTCCGCGACGCCGAAAGCTTCCTGTGGGCTGTGCGCTGCCAGTTGCACCTTTTGACCAATCGCCCCTCGGACCAGCTGTCGTTTGACCTTCAAGTCGAGGTCGCAGACCGCTTGGGCTTCAAGGACACTGAAGGCCGTCGCGCGGTCGAGCATTTCATGCAGGTCTTTTTCCGCCACGCCACGCAGGTGGGCGACCTGACGCGGATCGTGTTGACGGCATTGGAAGCACAGCATCTAAAGCAAGTGCCGCGCCTGATGCGCCTTTTGAAACGTCGCCGCAAACTGAAGCATGGCTTCGTGGAGCAACAGGGCCGCCTTGATGTCCCGGACGAGACCGCGTTCCTGTCCGACAAGCTGAACCTCTTGCGCATCTTCGAAGAAGGTCTGCGCACGGGCATGTTGATCCATCCCCATGCCATGCGATTGGTTTCGCATAATCTGCATCTGATCGACGACGAGGTGCGCGAAAACAAGGAAGCCATCCGCATCTTCCTTGATCTGCTGTTGAAACACGGCAACCCGGAACGCGCTCTGCGCCGAATGAACGAGCTGGGCGTCTTGTCCGCCTTCATCCCTGAATTCGAGCCCATCGTGGCGATGATGCAGTTCAACATGTACCACTCGTACACGGTGGACGAACACACGATCCAGGTGATCTCGAACTTCGCACAGATCGAACGGCACGAGCTGGAAGTTGAGCTTCCGATCAGCTCGGAGATCATCAGCAAAGGGATCAATCGCAAAACCCTGATGGTGGCAATGCTCTTGCATGATATTGGCAAAGGGCGGCCGCAGGATCACTCGGTTCTTGGGGCGAAAATTGCCCGCAAAGTCGCCCCCCGGCTGGGGCTGACCGCGAAGGAATGCGAGACGGTCGAATGGCTGGTGCGCTATCACCTGCTGATGTCTGATATGGCGCAGAAACGTGACATCTCTGACCCGCGCACCGTGCAGGATTTTGCCAAGGCGGTGCGGTCTGTCCGGCGTTTGGATCTGCTGACGGTCCTAACCGTCTGTGACATTCGCGGCGTCGGACCGGACACGTGGAACAACTGGAAAGCCACGCTGATCCGCACGCTTTACAACCAAACGCGCCGGGTCTTGGAAGACGGAACCGAGGCCCTGAACCGCGAAAGCCGTGGGGCTGACAGCAAGCGCGCCTTGCGCAAAGAGCTGGCAGACTGGACACCCAAGAATCTGAAGACCGAAACCGCCCGGCACTATGATGCCTATTGGCAGGGGCTTCATGTCTCGGCCCACGCGGTCTTTGCACGGCTTCTGCGCGACATTCAGGACAACGAAGTCCGGATTGAACTGGAACCGGATCAGGACCGCGACGTCACACGTGTCTATTTTGTGTTGGCCGACCACCCCGGCATCTTCTCGCGCCTTGCGGGCGCACTGACGTCGGTTGGGGCCAACATCGTGGATGCACGTACCTATACGTCGAAGGACGGCTATGCGACGGCGTGTTTCTGGGTACAGGACGCAGATGGCAGTCCGTTTGACGTGGCCAAGCAAAAACGCCTGACCCAGATGACCCACAAAATCCTGAAGGGCGAAGTCGTCGCGCGAGATGCCATTGCCGGACGCGACAAGATCAAGAAACGCGAACGCGCTTTCAAGGTGCCCACCACGATCACCTTCGACAATGAAGGGTCCGAGATCTATACGATCATCGAAGTCGACACCCGCGACCGTCCAGGCCTTCTTTATGACCTGACGCGCACGTTGGCCGACGCGAATGTCTATATTGCGTCCGCTGTGATTGCGACCTATGGCGAACAGGTGGTCGACAGCTTTTACGTCAAGGATATGTTTGGCCTGAAATTCTATGCCGAGCACAAGCAGGATCTGCTGGCAAACAAGCTGCGCACGGCAATCGAAAAGGGCGTGGAAAGGGCGACCACATAA